The DNA segment AGACCACACAAAATGCAGAGGCCAACTTTCATCAACGATAGTCGAAACCAATACTTCAGGGAGAACATGCAGGTGAACAATCACTTTTTCCATCTACCAAGGTTGATCATGCAGGGCCCCCAGGTTCCACACATCTCCATACTGATGATCTACACATCTCAACAGATGTCTATGGATCAGCCCCTTCAATCCTGGCTGGAGATGGGTCTGCAGGGTTATGCCCTAGTATTCACAATGGAGTTAAACAACCAGGAAGTTGTGTTGCTAATTCAAAATCCCACTCACCTAGCGGAGATAGTGATAGAGGGAATGAGGATAGGAATGGAGTCTTACAACCAAAACCAATGGTACTCGACTCAGACCCCATTGTTCTTAGAGATCCAGGCATCCTCCTCAACATAAGCACACTGGCAGTACCCTCCAACTCCTCTGAATCCATTAGGAAATCAGAACTTCCAACTTCTTCCATTCTACCCTCCTCATCACATGGGGCAAATCTATGTCTCTTGGTTTCAGGCACTAGACACATTCAACCCTCTTTCTCCCTATGTGAGCCCACTGAGTCCCTTGGAGAACCTTACACCACAGGAGAGTCCACAAGATACCCCTCCTCAATCTCCTCCCGCACTAGATACTCGAACAAGGCAAGAATTAGCAGAGATACTAGCAGAAATGAGGGCAACGAGGACGGAGTTTTGGTGGCTGAAGGGAATTCAATTTTACAACCTAAAAGAACAGTTCGGAAAAAAATCATTCTCAAATGCCCCCCAGAAATGATTGAATGCAGTCTAAATTTTCGTCAAACAACAAATCCAGAAATAGGCAAATATGCGATGGTGATCATCCCCACACTACTTCAGCTCACTCCTTCTCTAAGTCTAGGTCAGATGATGACTCAGGCAGTCAGTCTGATGGTTCCACCTCCCATGAGGGAGATAACCTCTCCTAACTCTTATATGAATTTCCTAGTATGGAATTGTAGGGGGTCACACAATCTTGAGTTTCATAGGCATTTTCGATCTCTCTTAGATAATCACAGGCCAGTGTTAGCCATTCTACTAGAAACTCACATGCAAGATCACACTAGGCTTCGTGATGACTTTAATTTTACTAATATGTCACAAGTGTCATCTAATGGTCTCGTAGGTGGATTACTTGTTTTATGGAATGAAGCTAGTATCAATGTTACTGAAATGAGGCTTTCTCAGCAAGAGATCCATTGTGTGGTCCAGGTAAGTACAAATAAACAACCTTGACTTTTATCTGCAATATATGCTAGCCCTTATTATCAACTACGTGATATACTGTGGTATAATCTACTGAATTTGCATAACATTGTTTCTATGCCTTGGCTAATTGGGGGTGATTTTAATGAAATTTTAGAATCAAAAGAAAAGTTTGGTGGACTTCCCATTAATAATCGAAGAACTGATAACTTTGGCAATTTTATTAACACTTGCAAGTTAGTTGATTTAGGATTTCAAGGTAGTAGATATACTTGGACTAATAAACGTAGACATGGGTACACAATCCTAGAGCGACTTGATCGTTTTTGGCTAACTATGATTGGTTGAACCTATATCCTGAAGTTCTAGTTAATCATCTACCTCGTACTCATTCCGATCACTGCCCTCTTTTAATTACTTTAGAACCCCCAACAACAATACATCATAATATTTTTCGCTTTGAAACTATGAGGGCTTCACACCCACATTTTCAACAATTAGTTCATAATATTTGGTCTGACGAACAACTTTTGTTTGAAACTATTCATAATTTTCAGGTAGTAGCAACTAGATGGAATAAGCAAACTTTTGGTAACATATTccaagaaaaaaggaaaattttaGCTAGACTAGGAGGTATACAGGCATCAGTTCATTATCCTACAAGTCAATTCCTTCAAAACTTGGAAATACAACTCAATTTAGACTATAGTAACCTCTTACGTGTTGAAGAAGAATTTTGGAAATTAAAATCCCGCATTAATTGGATAAATGATGGAGATGCTAATACTAAGTTTTTTCATATGTCTACTCTACATATGAGACATAGGAATAGAATTACTGCTTTAAAGGACGCAGTTGGAAATTGGGTTGATGAACCATCCTAGCTACATAATTTTATCCTACAATACTATAAATCTTTGTTCAACACTAAAGATATAAGTACGGCTAATTCTCATTGGAACCCTAGTACTTGGAACATGTCTTATACTGACATTCAATTGGTTAGTGCCCCAATTAGCCATGAGGAGATAAAGGAAGCTATGTTTAGCTTTAAACCTTATAAATTCCCAGGTCCGGATGGTTTGCACCCGTTCTTTTATCAAAGATACTGGGCATAAGTTAGAAGTAAGGTTATTTATTTTTGTGAAGAAATTTTCATCACTAATGTTATTCCTGAAGAATTGAATAAAACACTAGTCTGTTTAATACCAAAAATAAAGTATCCATCTATAATACAGCAATTTCGTCCCATTAGTCTTTGCAATACTCTATATAAGCTTATAACTAAAATTATTGTTAATCGTCTTAAACCTATTGTCAATAAAATAATTGGACCTACACAAACAAGTTTTAACAAGGAAAAAGGGCTTCTGATAATGCCATAATAGTTCAAGAAACTCTAAATTATCTTACAAAAATGCAAGGTAAGTCTTCTGCCATGATCCTAAAGTTGGATTTAGAAAAGGCGTTTGATCGACTGGAATGGTCTTTCATCAAACAAACTCTTCACTATTTTAATATTTCAGAAcctattgtttctttaattatgtcaTGCATCACTACATCTTCCATATCAATCATCATTAATGGATCCAGAACTCATTATTTTACACCTACTAGAGGAATAAGGCAAGGAGATCCTTTATCGTCATACTTATTTATAATGTGTATGGAAATGTTATCGCATAATATTTCAAGAGGTATAGAATATCTCCAATGGCAAACTATCAAGGTCTCTAAACAAGGACCAACACTTTCACATTTATTCTTTGCAGATGACATTATCTTATTCTCAAAAGTCACTACTAAAAGTTGTTATGCAATGGTTGATGTATTAAACCAATTCATGCATCATTCAGGACAACAAATTAACTTTGACAAATCGAAGATTTACTTCTCCAAAAATTGCAAGCAGGTAGATAAACAATTTGTTACGGACTCCTTTAGTATTAAAGAGGGCATATCATTTGGAAAATATTTAGGTTTTCCAATGTTCCAAGGGAAACCAAAAAAGGAGAATTTCCAATTCCTGCTAGATAATTTTAAAAATAGACTTGCAGGCTGGAAAACTAAGTTCCTAACAATAGCAGGCAGAGCTACGCTTATAAAATCAACTTTAAATAACTTACCTAACCATATTATGCAATATATTAACATTCCACCTACAATTATTGCTAAAATGAATCAATACCAGCGGAATTTCCTCTGGGGAAAAGAATTCCCCTTCTAAAATGGGATATCATCACTACTTCAAAAGATTTAGGAGGCTTAGGAATTCAAAAGCTTGACATAAAAAATTCATCACTCCTTGCTAATTTAGCTTGGAGAGTATTTAAATCACCTAACACTTTATGGGCTCAGGTACTCCTTAATAAGTATTTGACTAGAAAGAAGGGCTTTAAATACTCTAGGATTTGGTCTAATATTTTAAAAGGATGGGAACAATGCCAAAATAGGTTAAAATAGAAAATTGAAACAGGCCAACACATTAATTTCTGGAATGATCCTTGGTTAAATCCTAGAATTACAATTCGTTCCTTAATCCAAGGACCACTTCCTCTAAatcaagataacatcaaagtATCTTCTTTCCTAAATAATGCTGGTTAGGATTGGAAGGCAATGCCTTTTGAATTACCAAAGGATATCACACAACCAATACAGCAAATTTATATTTCTCAACTTCACAAAACTCCGGACATCCCATACTGGGGATTAACACAAACGGGTACTTTTACATCTCGCTCTATGTACCATAATTTGGTAGACAAATTCACAACTTCACCAACACCTCCCTCTAACTTTTCATGGATATGGAAGCTACCAatcttacccaagataaaagctTTTCTATGGTTGTTATACCATGATAGATTACCCACCAAAGCTTATCTCACCAATATTCATTTAATTCAAAACAACACTTGCACTTACTGCCAAAATGTTGAAGAAAATATTAGGCATATCTTCCTTCTTTGCGAAAATGCTACTGCATACTGGAAGGAATTAGGACTTAAAAATCTACTGATATATATATGCACCATCCAAGGGACTAAGAATTGATTATATACTCTTATTAGCTCTAAGAATTTAATCCTCCCTTATAATTTAAGCCCCAAAACATACTTGCCTATAAGCTTGTGGAACATTCTCGTAACAagaataattttaatttattaaaggaaagagttaatGTTTCCATAACAACCTACCAAGCTACTAAGTATGCTTATTTGACAGTCTATTATCATAAATCTAAGAAAAAGTGTTTGCCTAACCTTGGATGGCAACCTCCTGTGCAAAACAATTATAAGTTAAAGCCAATGGCACAAATGCAAGTGGAATTGGAGGATCAATTCGAGATTCAAAGGGTGAATGGATACTAGGGTTTGCACAAGCTATCCACAAGGGATCGACGCTATCAACGGAGTTATATGCTTTAATTACAGGATTTAACTTGGTCTTACAACATAATTTAATACCTATTGAAGTTGAGTTAGATGCTCAACATATTATTACATGGTTGCAAACTGACAACCTTCCATTTGCCAATATGCTAAATGACTGCAGGTACCTCCTCCACCAACTTAATAATCCGTCTGTCCAACATGCGTACAGAGAGCAGAATGTTGTAGCAGACCACCTAGCAAAGGCAGCCAAATGTTTTGTTCATACTTGTGATCCGTATGTCTATCCTGTGGCACCACTTTTTGTGAACCAAGCTTTGGAAGCTGATAAGAAGCACTTTTTGGATGTAAATATAAGCAAAACAACACATGGCTCTATTAGCAGTTCCTATGTAAACAATATGCTGCATGTTAATGGTAGTAGTAGTATTAATGTAGCTTCCTTTAGTAGTAGCTTAATACATAGTAGTACTAATGTAGCTTCGTCTAGTAGTAGCTTATTACAGTATGGCACTAAAGCCACTTGTAATGGAAGGCTATACCAGCCACTCTCTGTACGCAGtacttaaatatatataaatattatcttttgtaccaaaaaaaataaatCCAACGACATCTCTCGCAGCACGCGAAGAAATAGTATAAGTCAGAAGCGCATGTCATTTAAAATGAGACTTGTCTTACCTAGCCCATCAGTTACCGAATTAGTAAAAGGTTACGAATAATGCATCTAAGTTTTACACCGAATTATGTAATTAAATATTAAGGGTTCGTTTGGTTACAACGATTAGGAGGAAGTTATCCTATTGAGATTTTACCTTGTGTCACAgaattaaggggtcgtttggttgagaATTAAGTTATTCCGGAATTAATTATTCTAGAATTTTCATAGGGATAAAAAATACTACAATGCCAAGATAACTAATCCGAGATAAGTTATACCACTATTTTATCTCAACCAAATATAAAATAAGTTCATTTCAAATTTACAGGCAATATTCCTCTTGTTCTGTTGCCCCTTTTGTCACCTTCCTTACAATTTCCTTTCTATCTTTTTACAGACatattcctctctttttctctgtCTTTCTATCCTTTCATGGGAATCATCTCATTTCCCGTGACTTCAAACTCCCAACTCAAAACCCTACTCCTCCATTGAAACACAACACTAAAAGCTTCTAACTTTACCATTTCTTCCTGTTATTTATCAATGCACCGTTATTTCGCTGTCTCTGGCTAGAGAGAAGATAAATAAAGGATAAAGAAAAAAGATGATGAGGTCACCTCAGGtacgaaacggcgtcgttgataCGCCGTCGCCGTCACACTTTCACTCCACCGTGTCTGTACACAAGCTCCGGCGTTTCAACATTTTGATTATCGTCTTCCGATTTGCTTCCTTCTGCTTCTCTCTTGCCTCTACTATCTTCATGTTTACTAATTCTCGCCGCGGCGGCTCAGATTTTCCTCAGTGGCACCACTTCGACGCCTTCAGGTAACTACAAAGCCTTTTGATAATACGACATCGTTTTTAATTGCGGGAGTTGAAATTTGATGCATTTTTTCGTTCGATTAAACTGGAAATTGACATCGCACAGAAAGCAAAATGTTAAAACACGACGATTTTTTAACACTCCGGAGTTGGAATTTGATGGATTttttgctgaaatttttgaaatgCTGATAAAATGACGTCGTTTCAGTATTTCGTTGTTCAAATTTGCTGGTATTTTTATAgtatatattattatattatttttgcttTTAATTAACTCTTTTCAGTCGGTTGAACGGCGTTTTATTACATCCCTTCAGATTAGctgaaaattttgaaatactGATAAAATGGCGTCGTTTTATTACTCCGGAGCTCAAATTTgctgattttttaattttttatttcagTTTTGCTTTTAGTAAACTCTTTTCACTCCATTGAACGGCAAATTGAAATCATAATATATCTTATAAACAAACTGATAAAGCGCGACGATTTAGTACTCTGGAGCTGAAAATTGATGGAATTTTTGCTGAAAATTTTGAAATATTGATAAAATGGCGTCGTTTCCGTTTTAGTACTCTGGAATTCGAATTTGCTgggatatttaatttttttaaaagctTTTTATTTTATGTAAAGGTTTGTGGCTGTTGCCGGTGGAATTGTTGCATTATATTCACTGTTCGAAGTAGGAGCATCCGTTTGGGAGATTTCAAGAGGCGCCACTGTGTTCCCTGAACCGCTCCAAGTTTGGTTCGATTTCGGCCACGACCAGGTTCGTAAACTCAGTTCATTTTAATCCGTTCAAATTCAGTTCATTTAAAAGTTGGACTGCTTTGAACTAAGTAGGCGGTTGAACATGACCattgtaatttttaaaaaaaagtcatATTTGAAGTTAACTTAAAAAATAGTactatttgaaatttgaaattatggTTGGACattcattttatttaaaaaatattgcAGAGTTTTGTGAGCGGAAAAagtttttctaaatttttttgaaaaactcattttcgaaatttttaaaaacttaattttttaaaaaaaaactcaaaaaatttgATGGACAAACACATTTTGaaaaaactacaaaaaaaaaaaaaaaaaaggaacaaacGGGGCCTAAATATATTATTTAAATCGATTCACgagaaactttatcaaaatatATTTAAATAAGCTTTTTTTCTAGTTttgatattttataaataaaaataaaaataataaaaatttgtTAAGGGCGGGACGGGTTAGGCTCTAACTCAGTTTTTCGCTCATCTGGTTCAGCCTATCTCAATCCAAATAATTTTTGGGCGATTAACTCGGTCATTTTAACCTGATTCAGGTCAACTCAATTCGCACATTTGACACCTCTAATATTGTCTTCGATCATTTTTTGCGTAGGTTTTTGCGTACCTATTACTATCGGCGGATTCGGCCGGAACGTCGTTGGCTCGGACGATGAGGGATATGGACACGTGTAAGGTCAACAATGCATTCTGTGTGCAATCTGATATTTCAATAGCCTTTGGATTCGCCGGGTTTATGTTCTTgggtttttcttctctcttgTCGGGTTTCCGGGTTGTAAGTTTTATTATCAATGGCTCTCGATTTCATGTGTAAGACAGAGGGGGTTGCAAGGGTGGGGTGGTGgagaaaattaaagaaaaatgtaaaataaattgATTTTTTAAATTAACTTTTCCCCTTTACATTATCTGATATTTGCTTGTTATTCTTTGAGTAAAATGTAAAGTTATTCTTTGCTCCTTATCAAGAAAACTATTATAGGAGTATCGTTTTTGTAATGGTAATAGGAGACAATTATGTTATTAGTGTTGGCATCTAAGGATATGACGTTGCTTTAAATACCAAAAGAGGCAAAAGCAACAACAAACAAATCTACGCAATTTCATCTTACCTATCTAAATCTCAGTGGATAGACAGGCCTGATTAAAAATACTATGGAGTAATCAAAGTATACTCAAACTGACCCTGACACTACTCTTACAAAAGATGTACGTATAGTGTTGGTGGTTACTAAAGATGagtaaagaaaagagaaaagttcaATGGTCTGGTCCcttattaaatatgggtcggtcggataatttatttattttgtattatCCATTTTCGACCCGCTCATATTCAACACGACCAGCCCGTTTGGCACCCCTAGTGAAAGGCTTTGCTACGTAGGAGAACCAAACTCTAAGTACATTCGAGCAATTGTTTAAAGAAGAAAAGCTGTTCTCTAAAGAATATCCCCTCTTTTAAGACCTAAGcaatacaaaaacaaaaaatgtagGCAACCAAAAAAACAATTACTACAAATATTACTGTTCGAATATTAAGGATTGAAGAGCTGTTCCTTAACAAAGTTAATCTTGATCTTTTTCTTTTACCCTTCCACTGTTTAAACACATTTCCTCTAGATCTCAGGGACCCAAAGTAAAAACTTACTGCTAAACATAACTTTGCATCTTCAAGCTTTAACGCTCTAGGTACAGACTCAACTATCACCACAAATTCTTCATATTTGCATTAGACTAAGTGCTGTGAGATTCACAAATTGGGAGAGGCAAGTAAAAGCTCTGACTCGACGAGACCAGGAAAATAACTGTATGCTTGGCATCAGTTAGTTGCTTG comes from the Nicotiana sylvestris chromosome 4, ASM39365v2, whole genome shotgun sequence genome and includes:
- the LOC104244619 gene encoding CASP-like protein 4C2, producing the protein MMRSPQVRNGVVDTPSPSHFHSTVSVHKLRRFNILIIVFRFASFCFSLASTIFMFTNSRRGGSDFPQWHHFDAFRFVAVAGGIVALYSLFEVGASVWEISRGATVFPEPLQVWFDFGHDQVFAYLLLSADSAGTSLARTMRDMDTCKVNNAFCVQSDISIAFGFAGFMFLGFSSLLSGFRVVSFIINGSRFHV